In Saccharicrinis fermentans DSM 9555 = JCM 21142, a genomic segment contains:
- a CDS encoding ATP-binding cassette domain-containing protein, whose translation MEQYFKYDTLKNVVELFGLFISYKNQAHEMLNYSYLDQYMGSRFAQRVRMEMLDYYKEYATQLEEQTDAHVHGIALKKHLNFLNDDLSKNQKVEFYIVLLNYVIDTEKVSESKEYVTQLKERLKIVSDTFNLDESRIESVAHFMSDDLALEKNSKSLFVIGNFSRVKLKSFRMYDKKDIKGKIVALYVPSISSFLIRYSGSQELHLNKQILFPERVYQFALGGVIEANEMTPIYFADLYTDFCKEDIDRLELVAQDVEKTFKGTNLGVKKLSFKVKSRQLMAVMGRSGTGKTTLFNVLSGIAKPNSGHVYLNGHNLHENLDKLKRHLGYVPQEDLLIEELTVFQNLKFGAQLCRDDLSEKDIEELVLKTLLDFGLLNIKDLRVGSPLDKVISGGQRKRLNIALELIRRPDVLFVDEPTSGLSSSDALLVIKLLKQIAGMGNIVIINIHQPPSDLFMLFDKLLILDENGYAAFYGNPFSASSYFKKQLGFVDSINDDSLKFGQCNPEQVINLLEYKKLTAEGTPTGDRVYDSTQWHRLFTKEVQEDIGMEFNELAASLTTIPNRIKQFGIYLKRNIQIRKSDTQYLAMIFLGSPLLALMMAFFLKSTNLETHEYRFMDNDNLPVYLFISVVVSLFLGLILSSGEIFRDLKVIKREAFLSLSPSSYLNSKVVYVAVVNAVQISLYVLVGNSILEIKGLYWQYMLVLWLTAFSSSMLGLYISAKFKSILSIYITIPFLLIPQILLAGAILDFDKIHHSLASKKYVPVYANMNISRWAYESLVVLQFTENKYDEGLTDLLVKQSKMSYHANFFIPKIETLLADFHRDKEVKGELEMMLRELMFQFPEVEKQILKIHVEQGNVVELQQLISKVKKWLRLNMSHLYDKVEEQRSARQGHIVKKDYFNQKLSDFMLKANDYVKYVYEDGDMIRKFQPGYYVSDSAIGRSHYYAPQKRIGNILVKTWVYNLFILAIFALVFYVAVYIHLKRNKF comes from the coding sequence ATGGAGCAATATTTTAAATACGACACATTAAAAAATGTTGTGGAACTGTTTGGACTTTTTATAAGCTATAAGAACCAGGCACACGAAATGCTGAACTATTCATATCTGGATCAATACATGGGTTCGCGTTTTGCCCAAAGGGTAAGAATGGAAATGCTTGATTATTATAAAGAATATGCCACTCAACTAGAGGAGCAAACAGATGCGCATGTGCATGGCATAGCTCTAAAAAAGCATCTGAACTTTTTAAATGATGACCTTTCAAAAAATCAAAAAGTAGAGTTTTATATTGTTCTTTTGAACTATGTGATTGATACAGAGAAGGTTTCGGAGAGTAAAGAATATGTTACCCAGTTAAAAGAGCGCTTAAAAATAGTGTCCGATACATTTAATCTGGATGAAAGCCGGATAGAGAGTGTTGCTCATTTTATGAGTGATGACTTGGCTTTGGAGAAAAATTCTAAATCTTTATTTGTCATCGGAAATTTTAGTCGGGTCAAATTAAAATCCTTTCGAATGTATGATAAGAAGGATATAAAAGGGAAGATCGTAGCCTTGTATGTTCCGTCTATTTCTTCTTTTCTGATTCGGTATAGTGGCTCGCAAGAATTACATCTTAACAAGCAAATACTATTTCCTGAAAGAGTATACCAGTTTGCATTGGGTGGAGTAATTGAAGCAAATGAAATGACACCCATTTATTTTGCAGATTTGTATACCGATTTTTGCAAGGAAGATATAGACCGTTTAGAACTGGTCGCTCAGGATGTAGAGAAGACTTTTAAGGGTACAAACCTGGGCGTCAAAAAATTGTCGTTTAAAGTGAAATCACGACAATTAATGGCTGTTATGGGCCGGAGTGGTACTGGAAAAACAACTTTATTTAATGTATTAAGTGGTATTGCAAAGCCTAATAGTGGGCATGTGTATTTGAATGGTCATAATTTGCATGAAAATCTCGATAAGTTAAAGCGTCACCTGGGGTATGTGCCACAGGAAGATTTATTGATCGAAGAATTGACCGTTTTTCAGAATCTTAAGTTTGGCGCTCAATTATGCCGGGATGACCTGTCAGAAAAGGATATTGAGGAGTTGGTACTAAAAACATTGCTGGATTTTGGATTGTTAAATATCAAGGATTTGCGGGTTGGAAGTCCCTTGGATAAGGTCATAAGTGGGGGACAAAGAAAGAGGTTGAATATAGCGCTGGAGCTGATACGGCGGCCTGATGTGCTTTTTGTGGATGAACCTACATCTGGTCTGTCTTCGTCGGATGCCTTGCTGGTGATTAAATTACTTAAACAAATTGCTGGTATGGGGAATATTGTGATTATCAATATACACCAACCACCTTCCGATTTGTTTATGCTGTTTGATAAGCTATTGATACTTGATGAGAACGGATATGCTGCCTTTTATGGCAACCCATTTTCTGCATCATCATATTTTAAAAAGCAACTGGGGTTTGTGGATTCTATTAATGATGATAGTTTGAAATTTGGCCAGTGCAACCCAGAACAGGTAATTAACCTCCTCGAGTATAAAAAGCTTACGGCGGAGGGGACACCAACCGGAGATCGAGTGTATGACAGTACCCAATGGCATCGTTTATTTACCAAAGAAGTTCAAGAAGATATTGGTATGGAATTTAATGAGCTGGCCGCCTCGCTAACTACTATTCCCAATAGAATAAAACAATTTGGAATATATTTAAAACGTAATATTCAAATCAGAAAATCCGATACTCAATATCTGGCTATGATATTTCTGGGTTCGCCCTTGTTGGCTCTTATGATGGCATTCTTCTTAAAGTCGACGAACCTAGAAACACATGAATATCGTTTTATGGATAATGACAACCTGCCGGTATACTTGTTTATAAGTGTAGTGGTTTCTCTTTTTTTGGGCTTAATCTTAAGCTCTGGCGAGATATTTAGAGATTTGAAGGTGATCAAACGTGAGGCTTTTCTTAGTCTAAGTCCTTCGTCCTATTTGAATTCAAAAGTAGTTTATGTGGCTGTGGTAAATGCTGTGCAAATTTCTTTATATGTTTTAGTCGGTAATTCTATATTGGAAATCAAAGGTTTATATTGGCAATATATGCTGGTGCTGTGGTTAACAGCTTTTTCTTCTAGTATGTTAGGCCTTTATATATCCGCTAAATTTAAGTCTATTTTATCTATTTATATTACCATACCCTTTTTGTTAATTCCTCAGATTTTATTGGCTGGTGCCATATTAGATTTTGATAAGATTCATCATTCCTTGGCCTCGAAAAAATATGTGCCTGTTTATGCCAATATGAATATTTCCAGATGGGCATATGAGTCGCTTGTTGTTTTACAGTTTACCGAAAATAAGTACGACGAGGGGCTGACCGACTTGTTGGTTAAACAAAGCAAAATGAGTTACCATGCCAACTTTTTTATTCCGAAGATTGAAACTTTATTGGCTGATTTTCATAGGGATAAGGAAGTGAAAGGTGAGCTTGAAATGATGTTGCGAGAACTTATGTTTCAGTTTCCAGAGGTTGAGAAGCAGATTTTAAAGATACATGTAGAACAAGGAAATGTTGTTGAATTACAACAGCTTATATCTAAAGTGAAAAAGTGGCTGCGACTTAATATGAGTCATTTGTACGATAAAGTTGAAGAACAGCGAAGTGCCAGACAGGGACATATTGTTAAAAAGGATTATTTTAACCAAAAACTATCTGATTTTATGCTAAAGGCCAACGACTATGTAAAATATGTATACGAGGATGGAGATATGATCAGAAAATTTCAGCCTGGGTATTATGTTTCGGATAGTGCTATTGGTCGGTCTCATTATTATGCGCCCCAAAAAAGAATAGGGAATATATTGGTTAAGACATGGGTATACAATTTGTTTATATTGGCCATTTTTGCTTTGGTGTTTTATGTGGCTGTTTATATTCATTTGAAAAGAAATAAGTTTTGA